TGATGCGCTGATCCGTTTGGAAAGCATGGTGTTGATGGCGAACGGAAACCTGCCGCTGTATTCCATTCGTCGCCAGATTTCCAGTGCGGTACACATGATTGTACAGGTTGAGCGGATGCGCGACGGTACCCGGCGCGTCACCAGTATTACCGAATTGGCGGGGATGGAAGGTGAAGTGATTGTCACCCAGGAGCTGTTCCGCTTCAGTTACGATGCCAGCGCTTTTGATGATGAGGTGAAGGGAACCTTTGACAGTAGCGGCATGCGACCTATTTTCGCCGAGCGCGCGCGTTATTACGGTATGGAAATTGCACTGTTGGAGGCAATGCGCCCATGAGCCAGGCTGATGTGGTGATGCTGCTGGCCTTTGCCGCCAGCGTGTTGGCCGGGCTCGCCATCATCGTATTGAGCAATGCGTTGAGTCAGCGGGCCGTCGTGCGTATTCGGCAACGTTTGAAAGCGATTACCGGCTTTTCGGGCAATGCGTCACGGCAGAAAATTCTGCTGGAACTGGAGCGCGCTCAGTCGGAAGCGCGTCGTCGTCGTCGGCGTCAGGCGATGGGAACGCTGGGGTACTACCTTAACCGGTTGGATACCGTGGGCGGGAAACAAGGAAAGCGGATGCTGTTCGTATGCACGGCGGCGACACTTCTGTTTGGCATCGCTCTGCTAGCGCTTGGTCTGATACCGGCTACCTGGTGGAGTATCCCGCTGGCGCTGCTGGCCGCTCCGCTGGCCGTCACCATCTTTGTCTACCAAAAACAGGTTGAGCGGTTCCAGATTCAGTTTCTTAATCAGTTGCCGGAGGCGATGGATCTGATTACCCGCGCTAGTCAGGCCGGGATACCGATTACACAGTCCATTCGTAATGTCGGCAACCATGTCACGGCGCCACTCGGGCCGGAATTCCTCAAGATGGGCGACGGGCTGTTATTAGGTAATGAAATTCAGGAGGTGGTGGACGAAGCGGTATTGCGTGTCAAATTACCTGACTTTGCCTTTTTTGCCGTCTGCCTTGCTTTACAACGTGATACCGGCGGATCGCTGGTGGAAGCGCTGGATAATCTTTCCACCATAATCCGCTCACGGCGCGATTTACGGCTGAAGACCAAAGCGATGACGGCCGAAGGGCGCCTGTCCGGTTTGATCCTCGCAGTGTT
This is a stretch of genomic DNA from Brenneria rubrifaciens. It encodes these proteins:
- a CDS encoding type II secretion system F family protein, with translation MSQADVVMLLAFAASVLAGLAIIVLSNALSQRAVVRIRQRLKAITGFSGNASRQKILLELERAQSEARRRRRRQAMGTLGYYLNRLDTVGGKQGKRMLFVCTAATLLFGIALLALGLIPATWWSIPLALLAAPLAVTIFVYQKQVERFQIQFLNQLPEAMDLITRASQAGIPITQSIRNVGNHVTAPLGPEFLKMGDGLLLGNEIQEVVDEAVLRVKLPDFAFFAVCLALQRDTGGSLVEALDNLSTIIRSRRDLRLKTKAMTAEGRLSGLILAVLPFCITGALFVLNPTYIGIMFDTPNGQKLLWVAGIMLALGVMSIRKIAKMEV